The DNA sequence AAATACATGTTAACATATTTTAGATTACactattcatgtttaaatgataTTGATTTGATTACAAAAGAATTGCTTTAATTTTAGTGGGGATTCTGACCCACAAAAACGTGTTTAAATCACAGCAACTCCATGAAGGGTTCATGCTAATCGACCTGAGATGACCTGACATAAGACATTTGGCGTcaacttgtttttatttcaaaacacatttttaaaacgcAAAGGCAGCAATCCACAAACTCATACAAAAAGTGCTCGCATTGGATCTTTTAGAatgtcaaatacaaaaatattgcaCATGACTGTCCATGTCATATCACAAACTAGAAATGAAGTACCTGTAACATGTTAGGAGAACTGTTTCCATTTGTATTGCCGGTACTCTATTCTGTGGGTGACTACTACGATGAAAGCATGGTGATAttttcagtatttaaaaaataacttttatACAGCATGACAGTAGTACTTGACTGCTTAACCCCTTTTCCCACATACATCTGAAAACCAGTTGatacatttcaaaagaaaatcaaaggcTCAAAAACAGAAAAGTCATGCCTTTTAAACTCAAGTTTGTAGCAACTGCTACATTACACAATCACATTTTCATGTGGGGCCTTGGTGGCAAAATGGGTGCCATATCAATTTTATTCAAGCTGTCCACTAAAACAGTTTCGTACATATGTAATATTCTGAGAAACACGCCCTAATGTGAGAAAAAGTGGACAACAATGTAAAACCCACCCAGGTTGGTACAAACTACACCAGGACCTAAGAGTTCTCACAGAGAATAAGAACAggaactgcacacaggaaggctaagGCAGAGTCAATCCCAGAACCTCAGATCAGCAATGAAGACATGCAAGCCAGCCCATTGCCCTCTAACCAAATactaggggggcggggggcaactAAAAATATAAAGCCGGTGGCAAAAGGGACATAACGTGATCTAgatccttcagccagagactgttacacccgcgctgcaagaaggagagataccgacgctcgttcctaccgactgctgtcaggctgatgaataaaaaataacaatcataataataattaaatgatgtgaaggaaaattgtaaatagtactgcgatttatccatttgtgttcatattgtatttaattgaaagatgtttgttgtttttttttctttctcctttcttcttctacatacattcttgctgctggaggctgtaaatttcaccagtgtgggacaaataaaggatatcttatcttatcttatcttatcttagtggTTAGTCTGCCTCAGTATCAATCTCAAGACTGCTTATGGCAATATTTATAATCGGGACAGCAGCTTTCAATGTTACATTCAGGGTTTCAAAATTCCCTGAATTTTCTAAACTATCCATGGGAATTAACCTCTACTTTGGACTTCGTGATTTTTGCTGAAACTATGGTGGAATATCCACTACAGAAGATACAAACAAAATCCCAGCCCTTGTTTTCCAACATCTTAACAAAAGTCtagcaaacagaagcagcacgTGGAGCCTCAAGCAGCTGAGAGGACTCAGAAATGATGTGGAATTACTGGAATTTCCCACTCAACAGGAAATTTCCCACCCCTTAGAAAAATCTCATCACATTTAAATGTATCTTTCTGATTCATCATTACAAACCTATTGTATACAAGTAAGGTGGCTATTGCTTCCTAAATTGCAGTGCAATCCGTGTATGTGGTCACCATGTTCTCTCTGCGCTGCGTCACAGTTCTACAGTGCTGTTTGGAGGAAGTGTGGAAGATGCCTTCAGTCTGTGTCGGGTGCATGTGGAAGGCGAATATCTTTTCAACATCGTCGAAAAGGTCACCAAAGAAGCCGGCTCCTTCAAAGTTTCTCTTGTGTCGCTCGTGGGATTCTCTCTGGGAATGTTCGTCAAAGTGTTGCCTGTGCCGGGCGTGCCTGCTGTTGTGGTTGTCCATGTTAAAGTCCTCTAAGATGTCCTCCAATTTGAAGCTGAATGGTTGGCGCGTGCTTCGCCTCTGTTGCGTGCCTGCTGTGAAATACGAGGCGCTGCCACCAAACTGGTTGTAATCTCCTCTTCTGGTAACATCAGATAACATCTcataagctgaaaaaaaaaacccccataaAGACAGAACAAATATGATTACAGTACAGCAGTACCGTGACTTGCAAATTTGGTCTGTGATAATGCCTGTTACTCAAATTTACTTCCTACATTCACATAAcgagaaatgccattaatctgtccTCTCATTCTAAAACCATGCATGTTATGTTTGTCCACGACATTCGTCataggagaagaatctgtgcttggtggttgcgccgtCTTGGCAGCAcacgtgtaccagcactgattttgattgggaggaatgtcagcaccatttgactgtcggtgctggacagccccggggcgcttgtgtatTTTGCGCTTGTAATGGgccccattttgttcagtggagatgtccgCGCTTTTGGACAGTCTACGTAGGTGCGGCTGGATGGTGGCTGCTGAGAAGAGGAGCGTCGGCACGGAGCacagatgcgtatttggaactgagagtcactGCTTcgaattgaaatggattcacatgggacaggagaagtgaaccaatctcttttttcgtcaatggatgctactgcttcttgttgactttgaaacttaagcttgtagccgacgtgtgcacattttgagcatgaccaaaacaacaaagtgtatgagggaaaagtggttaggattgcatgactgtccgtgttttatgttgtgttatgtttatgttaactgttttgttaagcgctttgttacagctgcaacttttgtgaaagcgctatataaatcaggatgtattgcattgtattatgTTACGTTCATTGAAGAATCTAAATTGCCCATAGGTGATGTAAAGTGTTATCGGAAATGGATGGACGTTTCTAGAATAGCACGAACCAACTATACCTTCTGCAATTTCCCTGAATTTCACTTCAGCGTCGGGGCTGTTGTTCCTATCAGGGTGATACCTCCTGGCGAGCCCGTGAAATGCTTTCTTTATCTGCCGCTCAGTGGCGTCTTTGGGAACTCCCAGTATATCGTAGTAGTCCTTCTTGGCAAGGAGCGGCTCTGCTATCACGAGGAGGCACACGGCCATCTTCAGAGCAGACTCTGCATTGGCCATGATTCAGTTGCCCTGCACAATAAACATACAACGAGGAGAGGATATTTTACTCCAATTACTGTCACGAATAGCTGGCGGTTCTCAGGCAGTCGAAACAAAGGCAAACGTCTGCTCTAGCTCAAACCTTCCATATACGTAATCTACTCACCTTGTATGGTATGCAAGTGCTAGCCAATCAGCTGAATTCTATAAAATATTTAACCAACGATAAACATGACGTTTAATGTACCGACCGGGAGGCCATTCATTTGACGATAAACGTGACGTTGTTAGCCTCAAATGTGAGTGACAGGAGCTGTCGCCATCCTTGCATTTCTTCTTCTGTGACAATTCTCAAACATGGCAACTGGTCACGGATGCACGTGACTCCCCTTTTGGTAAAAGTTGGAAATACACTTAAAAAACTTGTAGATTGATcaggtttattttttgggttggAGGGGGGATGATCAGCTCagcagccagctctgaagcagcattagaacgatcctgatcatttgattcAGGTGCGTTGCTCCTTGGAAC is a window from the Hippocampus zosterae strain Florida chromosome 3, ASM2543408v3, whole genome shotgun sequence genome containing:
- the LOC127597600 gene encoding dnaJ homolog subfamily B member 9-like, producing the protein MANAESALKMAVCLLVIAEPLLAKKDYYDILGVPKDATERQIKKAFHGLARRYHPDRNNSPDAEVKFREIAEAYEMLSDVTRRGDYNQFGGSASYFTAGTQQRRSTRQPFSFKLEDILEDFNMDNHNSRHARHRQHFDEHSQRESHERHKRNFEGAGFFGDLFDDVEKIFAFHMHPTQTEGIFHTSSKQHCRTVTQRRENMVTTYTDCTAI